One region of Flavobacterium sp. KACC 22763 genomic DNA includes:
- a CDS encoding CBS domain-containing protein — protein sequence MTVDQILKAKGRNVYSIFSNLTVYDALKVMGEKNIGAILVMDDNILKGILSERDYARKIVLKDKSSKETFVHEIMESHVYTVKLSDNLEDCMELMSEKRIRHLPVLEEGNVVGVISISDVVKAIIEIQKDTINHLNSYISQ from the coding sequence ATGACTGTAGATCAAATACTTAAAGCAAAAGGAAGAAATGTTTATTCTATTTTCTCCAATTTAACGGTTTATGATGCGTTAAAAGTGATGGGAGAAAAAAACATTGGGGCAATTTTAGTTATGGATGATAATATTCTAAAAGGAATATTATCTGAAAGAGATTACGCCCGAAAAATTGTACTGAAAGATAAATCTTCTAAAGAAACTTTTGTTCATGAGATTATGGAAAGTCATGTTTATACAGTAAAACTTTCAGATAATCTTGAAGATTGTATGGAACTTATGAGCGAAAAAAGAATAAGACACTTGCCTGTTTTAGAAGAGGGAAATGTGGTTGGAGTCATTTCAATTAGCGATGTAGTGAAGGCAATTATAGAAATTCAGAAAGACACAATCAACCATTTGAATTCTTATATTTCTCAATAA
- a CDS encoding OmpA family protein yields MKAIKLILIFLLSSFISNVNAQNPFTNMNIKYADKKYEEYAYADAIKVYETLVSDQTTNQGIIQRLANSYYFNGELKSALKWYEQLFVINENQDAEYLYRYAQSLKSVGDYRKSDEILQKFNQKATAEKRADLIRSEKNYLEEIKENSGRFQIADAGVNSRYSDYGSVVYNNKIVFTSARDTGGVVKANFQWTNRSFSRLYTADLMPDGSVGKPELLVKRKKDNFNESSPIFTKDGRTMYFTRNNFTDGKRRSNDKNVTLLKLYKAELIDNAWQNVKELPFNSDQYSTAHPALSVDEKTLYFASDMPGTLGQSDIYKVAINQDGTFGTPENLGPAINTEARETFPFISGDNELYFASDGRPGLGGLDIFASRIKANETYDDVLNVGEPVNSKQDDFAFSIDSKSRSGYFSSNRENGLGLDDIYRFTETRRLICEQNLSGTVTDAETNEILANTSLTLFNEKFDPVGTITTDEKGNYIFPDLRCGKKYTIRTAKNDYNAKEVAVTILREKGETTQMIALNKVFKPLVAKTVAIKKTTISPVKVGSIRVGVDIAKLLNLPMNFFDLGKATIKKTSEPQLMKVVNLLNEYPAMKLDIRSHTDSRSSSESNQILSEKRAQSTKNWLIQKGISEDRLTAKGYGETQLVNKCADGVKCTEKQHMQNRRSEFIIIAM; encoded by the coding sequence ATGAAAGCTATAAAATTAATTTTGATCTTTTTACTGTCTAGTTTTATTTCAAATGTGAATGCGCAAAATCCATTCACAAATATGAACATAAAATATGCAGATAAAAAATATGAAGAGTACGCTTACGCGGATGCAATAAAAGTTTACGAGACTTTGGTAAGTGACCAGACTACCAACCAAGGAATAATTCAGCGTTTGGCAAATTCATATTATTTTAATGGAGAATTAAAAAGCGCATTAAAATGGTACGAACAATTATTCGTAATAAACGAAAACCAAGATGCCGAATATTTGTATCGATACGCCCAATCATTAAAATCAGTAGGAGATTATCGCAAGTCTGATGAGATTTTACAGAAATTCAACCAAAAGGCAACGGCAGAAAAAAGAGCTGACTTAATCAGAAGTGAGAAAAATTATTTAGAAGAAATAAAAGAAAACTCAGGTAGATTTCAAATTGCAGATGCTGGTGTCAATTCTAGATATTCAGATTACGGAAGTGTGGTTTACAATAACAAAATTGTTTTTACTTCTGCACGCGATACAGGCGGAGTTGTGAAAGCCAATTTTCAATGGACAAACCGATCGTTTTCTAGATTGTATACAGCCGATTTGATGCCAGATGGAAGTGTTGGAAAACCTGAACTTTTAGTAAAAAGAAAAAAAGACAATTTTAATGAGTCAAGTCCGATTTTTACTAAAGATGGACGAACAATGTATTTTACCCGAAATAATTTTACTGATGGTAAACGAAGAAGTAACGACAAAAACGTAACGCTTCTTAAGTTATACAAAGCAGAGCTTATCGATAACGCATGGCAAAATGTAAAGGAACTTCCTTTTAACAGCGACCAATACAGTACAGCACATCCCGCATTGAGTGTGGACGAAAAAACATTGTATTTTGCATCAGATATGCCAGGAACGTTGGGTCAGTCTGATATCTATAAAGTAGCAATCAATCAAGATGGAACTTTCGGAACGCCAGAAAATCTAGGGCCAGCAATTAATACTGAAGCAAGAGAAACTTTTCCTTTTATTTCTGGAGACAACGAATTGTATTTTGCATCAGACGGACGTCCAGGTTTAGGCGGTCTGGATATTTTTGCTTCAAGAATAAAAGCAAACGAAACTTACGATGACGTTTTAAATGTTGGCGAACCTGTAAATAGCAAACAAGACGATTTTGCTTTTAGTATTGACAGTAAAAGTAGAAGCGGTTATTTTTCTTCAAACAGAGAAAACGGACTTGGTTTGGATGACATTTACAGATTTACAGAAACAAGAAGATTAATCTGCGAGCAAAACTTATCAGGAACAGTTACTGATGCAGAAACAAATGAGATATTGGCAAATACTTCTCTAACTTTGTTTAATGAAAAATTCGATCCAGTTGGAACAATCACTACAGACGAAAAAGGAAACTACATTTTTCCTGATTTAAGATGTGGCAAAAAATATACTATTAGAACAGCTAAAAACGATTACAATGCCAAAGAAGTTGCGGTAACAATCCTAAGAGAAAAAGGAGAAACGACTCAAATGATTGCATTAAATAAAGTTTTTAAACCTCTTGTCGCAAAAACTGTAGCGATCAAAAAAACGACAATCAGTCCAGTAAAAGTGGGATCTATAAGAGTAGGGGTAGATATAGCAAAACTGTTAAATCTGCCTATGAATTTCTTTGATTTGGGTAAAGCAACAATCAAGAAAACTTCAGAACCACAATTAATGAAAGTGGTTAATCTTTTAAATGAATATCCAGCCATGAAACTCGATATTCGTTCGCATACTGACAGCCGTTCTTCTTCAGAAAGCAATCAGATTCTTTCAGAAAAAAGAGCACAGTCAACCAAAAACTGGCTAATTCAAAAAGGAATTAGCGAAGACAGACTAACTGCAAAAGGTTATGGAGAAACGCAATTGGTAAACAAATGTGCCGATGGAGTAAAATGTACAGAAAAACAGCACATGCAAAATAGACGAAGCGAGTTTATTATTATTGCGATGTAA